A genomic region of Streptomyces rimosus contains the following coding sequences:
- the tsaD gene encoding tRNA (adenosine(37)-N6)-threonylcarbamoyltransferase complex transferase subunit TsaD, which yields MADEPLVLGIETSCDETGVGIVRGHTLLADAVASSVDEHARFGGVVPEVASRAHLEAMVPTIQRALKEAGVAASDLDGIAVTAGPGLAGALLVGVSAAKAYAYALGKPLYGVNHLASHICVDQLEHGALPEPTMALLVSGGHSSLLLAPDITSDVRPLGSTIDDAAGEAFDKVARVLNLGFPGGPVIDRYAREGDPDAIRFPRGLTGSRDPIYDFSFSGLKTAVARWIEAKRAAGEEVPVADVAASFQEAVVDVLTRKAVRACKDNGVDHLMIGGGVAANSRLRALAQHRCEAAGITLRVPRPKLCTDNGAMVAALGAEMVARNRPASSWDLPADSSLPVTEPHVPGTGHGHEDGHGHGHSHSHDHFHELSKDNLYS from the coding sequence ATGGCTGACGAACCGCTCGTCCTCGGCATCGAGACCTCCTGCGACGAAACCGGCGTCGGCATCGTGCGCGGGCACACCCTCCTCGCGGACGCCGTCGCCTCCAGCGTCGACGAGCACGCGCGCTTCGGCGGCGTCGTACCGGAAGTGGCCTCGCGCGCGCACCTGGAAGCGATGGTCCCCACCATCCAGCGCGCCCTGAAGGAGGCCGGGGTCGCCGCGTCCGACCTCGACGGGATCGCCGTCACGGCAGGACCCGGCCTGGCCGGCGCCCTCCTCGTCGGCGTCTCGGCGGCCAAGGCGTACGCCTACGCGCTCGGCAAGCCGCTGTACGGCGTCAACCACCTCGCCTCGCACATCTGCGTCGACCAGCTCGAACACGGCGCCCTGCCCGAGCCGACGATGGCCCTGCTGGTCTCCGGCGGCCACTCCTCCCTCCTCCTCGCGCCCGACATCACCTCCGACGTGCGCCCCCTCGGCTCGACCATCGACGACGCGGCGGGCGAGGCGTTCGACAAGGTCGCGCGCGTCCTGAACCTCGGCTTCCCGGGCGGCCCGGTCATCGACCGCTACGCCCGCGAGGGCGACCCGGATGCGATCCGCTTCCCGCGCGGCCTGACCGGCTCCCGCGACCCGATCTACGACTTCTCCTTCTCCGGCCTGAAGACCGCCGTCGCCCGCTGGATCGAGGCCAAGCGCGCGGCGGGCGAGGAGGTCCCGGTCGCGGACGTCGCCGCGTCCTTCCAGGAGGCGGTCGTCGACGTACTGACCCGCAAGGCGGTACGCGCCTGCAAGGACAACGGCGTCGACCACCTGATGATCGGCGGCGGCGTAGCGGCCAACTCCCGCCTCCGCGCACTGGCCCAGCACCGCTGCGAGGCCGCCGGCATCACCCTCCGCGTCCCCCGCCCCAAACTCTGCACCGACAACGGCGCCATGGTCGCCGCCCTCGGCGCCGAAATGGTCGCCCGCAACCGCCCGGCATCCTCCTGGGACCTCCCGGCCGACTCGTCGCTGCCGGTCACGGAGCCGCATGTGCCGGGGACGGGGCATGGTCATGAGGATGGGCACGGGCATGGCCACAGCCACAGTCACGATCACTTCCATGAGCTGAGCAAGGACAACCTGTACTCGTAG